The proteins below come from a single Longimicrobium sp. genomic window:
- a CDS encoding ABC transporter ATP-binding protein, with translation MPAPSSTPTDAVRADGLSRAFAGGINALDGVSFALPPGTLTALIGGNGSGKSTLLKLIHGALVADSGELRVMGLDPRRDRAALRPLTGYAGQDVALDPEMTGWETLRLFHALRGLPRRERDGCLSRVVADAGLEPFVQRRVGTWSGGERQRLHLGLEMMHGPRLLLLDEPTTSLDPRGRAELWRRLAAFCEEGNTVIVATHDLADAAAHCDRVLLLHAGRLLADGSPAELVATHARARVAVSFERPASEADVVGLRESIDALPEVADASVDASGVVIWRAQHPPIEPLLHLLEARGIAFRGLVREEPDLAAAYFRLTGSAPGSPPRPGRGGGGGRGRGRRG, from the coding sequence ATGCCGGCACCATCGTCTACGCCGACTGACGCCGTCCGCGCCGACGGCCTTTCCCGCGCATTCGCTGGCGGGATCAACGCGCTGGACGGCGTGAGCTTCGCCCTGCCGCCGGGAACGCTGACGGCGCTCATCGGCGGCAACGGGTCGGGCAAGTCCACGCTGCTGAAGCTCATCCACGGCGCGCTCGTGGCGGATTCGGGCGAGCTGCGGGTGATGGGGCTCGATCCGCGCCGCGACCGCGCCGCGCTCCGGCCGCTCACGGGGTACGCGGGGCAGGACGTGGCACTGGACCCGGAGATGACGGGCTGGGAAACGCTGCGCCTGTTCCACGCCCTCCGCGGCTTGCCGCGGCGCGAGCGCGACGGCTGCCTCTCACGCGTCGTGGCGGATGCGGGGCTGGAGCCCTTCGTCCAGCGCCGCGTCGGCACGTGGTCGGGCGGGGAGCGTCAGCGGCTTCACCTGGGGCTGGAAATGATGCATGGCCCGCGGCTGCTGCTGCTGGACGAGCCCACGACCAGCCTGGATCCGCGCGGCCGCGCCGAGCTGTGGCGCCGCCTCGCCGCGTTCTGCGAAGAGGGCAACACCGTCATCGTCGCCACGCACGACCTGGCGGATGCGGCCGCCCACTGCGATCGCGTGCTGCTGCTGCACGCCGGTCGGCTGCTCGCGGATGGATCGCCCGCGGAGCTGGTCGCGACGCACGCCCGGGCGCGCGTGGCCGTCAGCTTCGAGCGGCCGGCCAGCGAGGCGGATGTCGTCGGCCTGCGGGAATCCATCGACGCGCTCCCTGAGGTCGCGGATGCCTCGGTGGACGCGTCCGGCGTTGTGATCTGGCGCGCCCAGCATCCCCCGATCGAGCCGTTGCTCCACCTGCTGGAGGCACGGGGGATCGCATTCCGCGGGCTCGTGCGTGAAGAACCGGACCTGGCTGCCGCCTACTTCCGGCTGACCGGGAGCGCGCCGGGATCACCGCCTCGCCCGGGACGCGGTGGCGGCGGCGGACGGGGCCGCGGGAGGCGCGGATGA
- a CDS encoding ABC transporter permease — protein MSGVYVLSETARRTWSKTLRRPVPLTFSLVQPLFWMLIFGFLFHRFSLSPAYAGLSYLDFLLPGVAAMTVLFGASQAGIELVRDLQTGFAQRMSGATSHPGWMLGGKVAADVSRLLLQALAVALLGVLLGARLRPSISGIVVAILALAAFGVAYGCLSCWIALRTRAQESMAVFVHVVNMPLLFTSTALVPTRQMPDWLAGVARWNPLTRVADALRDAVLFGRAPDAALLLPLIVLAALCFAAARHAMARAAQD, from the coding sequence ATGAGCGGCGTGTACGTGCTGAGCGAGACGGCGCGGCGGACGTGGAGCAAAACGCTGCGCCGGCCCGTGCCGCTGACGTTTTCGCTCGTGCAGCCGCTGTTCTGGATGCTGATCTTCGGCTTCCTCTTCCACCGCTTCAGCCTGAGCCCGGCGTACGCGGGACTTTCGTACCTGGACTTTCTGCTCCCCGGCGTCGCTGCGATGACGGTGCTGTTCGGCGCGTCGCAGGCCGGCATCGAGCTGGTGCGCGACCTCCAGACCGGCTTCGCGCAGCGTATGTCTGGCGCCACGTCGCATCCCGGGTGGATGCTGGGCGGCAAGGTGGCGGCGGACGTGAGCCGCCTTCTGCTGCAGGCCCTGGCCGTCGCGCTGCTGGGCGTGCTGCTCGGCGCGCGGCTGCGGCCCAGCATCTCAGGAATCGTGGTCGCCATCCTTGCCCTGGCGGCGTTCGGCGTGGCGTACGGCTGCCTTTCGTGCTGGATCGCGCTGCGGACGCGGGCGCAGGAAAGCATGGCGGTGTTCGTGCACGTGGTGAACATGCCGCTGCTGTTCACCAGCACGGCTCTAGTCCCCACCCGCCAGATGCCGGACTGGCTGGCGGGCGTGGCGCGCTGGAACCCGCTGACCCGCGTGGCCGACGCGCTCCGCGACGCCGTGCTCTTCGGACGCGCGCCGGACGCCGCGCTGCTGCTGCCGCTGATCGTCCTCGCCGCCCTGTGCTTCGCCGCCGCGCGTCACGCCATGGCCCGCGCGGCCCAAGACTGA